The Rhizoctonia solani chromosome 4, complete sequence genome contains a region encoding:
- a CDS encoding integral membrane protein, Mpv17/pmp22 family protein, whose product MATTKPAVHPLLAAYLQQLSTRPLTTKAVTSGILSFLQEILASHIARVPSSLPPKNAPTYSRALAAAKIDARALKLAIYGFFISAPMNHFFVGLLQRAFAGRTGTGAKIAQIVASNLIVAPIQCAVYLASMAIVNGAKTTEEIIKTVKGGFTKVIRLQWITSPIVMVIAQKFIAPELWVPFFNMIQFMMGTFFNTQIKKAKLRQERAAQARKDLENSKKA is encoded by the exons ATGGCTACCACAAAGCCCGCAGTCCACCCACTCCTTGCTGCATACCTGCAACAGCTCAGCACACGCCCTCTAACTACCAAGGCTGTGACATCAG GCATTCTCTCATTCTTGCAGGAGATTCTTGCATCTCATATTGCCCGTGTCCCTTCCTCGCTACCTCCTAAGAATGCTCCCACATATTCTCGTGCACTCGCTGCTGCCAAAATTGACGCACGCGCACTGAAGCTTGCGATATATGGGTTCTTTATTAGTGCACCAATGAACCACTTCTTCGTTGGGCTGCTACAACGTGCGTTTGCTGGACGCACAGGAACGGGCGCCAAAATAGCTCAAATCGTTGCCAGCAACTTGATTGTGGCACCCATTCAATGCGCCG TATATCTGGCCTCTATGGCCATCGTAAACGGTGCCAAGACTACTGAAGAAATCATCAAGACTGTCAAGGGAGGATTCACCAAGGTTATTAGA CTTCAATGGATAACTTCTCCGATAGTCATGGTTATTGCTCAAAAATTCATCGCTCCGGAA CTCTGGGTTCCTTTCTTCAACATGATCCAGTTTATGATGGGT ACATTCTTTAATACACAAATCAAGAAGGCCAAACTCCGTCAAGAACGTGCTGCTCAAGCTCGCAAAGACCTTGAAAATTCCAAAAAAGCGTAG
- a CDS encoding lactobacillus shifted protein, with the protein MVHQTNRAATHSDIYQFPAQRFDDAGPSCTHAPRGPTTKQPGTGLPQAPNRDKPWSASQRPRPGPESNARFEQTDLSLQPTPLSAQALIEKEPIRVVHGRRAVCDGGGGPLGHPKIFINLDKPGPRPCGYCGVRFEQAPHHGHEH; encoded by the exons ATGGTCCACCAAACAAACCGCGCCGCCACTCATTCCGACATCTACCAATTCCCAGCACAACGATTCGACGATGCTGGCCCGTCTTGCACGCACGCGCCTCGTGGCCCCACCA CGAAACAGCCGGGAACGGGCCTTCCCCAGGCCCCAAATCGGGATAAACCCTGGTCTGCGTCCCAAAGGCCTCGTCCTGGTCCCGAATCGAACGCTCGATTCGAGCAGACGGATCTATCTTTGCAGCCGACTCCTTTGAGTGCGCAAGCATTGATCGAAAAAGAACCTATTAGGGTCGTACATGGGAGGAGGGCAGTGTGTGATGGCG GAGGAGGTCCTCTTGGCCATCCTAAGATCTTCATTAATCTC GACAAGCCCGGCCCACGGCCATGCGG CTACTG TGGAGTTCGTTTCGAGCAGGCTCCACACCACGGCCACGAGCATTAG
- a CDS encoding ribose-phosphate pyrophosphokinase → MLGGSSIKVFSGSSHPEIAELIAKRIGIPLSKCEVTRNGIGETSVRLGESVREDDVYIIGSGCGQVNTALIELCIMIHACKIASAKRITAVIPLFPYARQDKKDKSRAPITAKLVANMIQRSGCDHVITMDLHASQIQGFFDVPVDKLTDFLGSLYAEPSIIHYIRTRLDVSKCIIVSPDAGGAKRATAIADRLGVEFALFHKERKKANEVSRMVLVGHVAGKIAILVDDMADTCGTLVRAAQHLVEAGAERTFAFVTHGILSGNALENIEQSALEKVVVTNTIPQKANLARCKKLEVINIANVLARYGPSQPPPLAPPSSTQSPTPASATDPDTHMSRHPRHCALTRGRSTDRGGLDDEFASVMDDTEERGGWLVWERMAVRLALALAAQYTIVTDAAWAQGAARVGWPSVGCPQVHEAPMEGRLGRVQDPQEIESLRSMPMHPNIIPLYDCFVLPTTQELYLVFESMEGNLYQLIKSRKGKKALAGGLVTSIFQQVASALDHVHSNGYFHRDMKPENLLVTTTGLANYISTSPLTPNAREEDVFVIIKLADFGLARETASRPPYTEYVSTRWYRAPEVLLRSRDYSSPVDMWAFGTIMAELLNLLPLFPGSGEMDQLKRINDILGDPSDAYGFDENGRRRGGGPWPRGYELGKPLGYQFPRVQLPHAACPVFFQKRAAFTHRVYRGLVALRSSRASHRQAMSRHPFLAETAPRQPQPPPLHQRVAPPSTHRLPSPRGPEDRDAYTGIPAVSPRAIPPNHAMSPPSQRPPFPNPQTFQNSNASSASFPNPSTSSLYNATSGASTSSFTNPMPPPARPLYHRERSHSTSNSSSFGPHMEIVDHSTREADLPNVPGSLEAYSGEDSTEWHKGGSYQLEQRHQQPNGRSPYPMDISDSQPNGSQHGYNMDVTMSSVSVASKTNSASSGKRGVFGLRKLTSGLFGHSEKLPAVAEVNIGPSGSQTSLKRTQSNSTTDGKSIKDKDVAMAAPPAAAAPPVDRHDTKKQRKLEALEKRKLQEERMRARSRVVLAKREMMLNNNGGDFAPEDWTDPMKVNGKGKPAVKVPIIPTTYPNSSQLLSPPGGLEPPPAIGGWREPGWRDSMDDDQQSIASSDRRRLSMATVATVDSDPGPVRTGRQRGASIGINRATSVSSLRAAASGGGYPRSARSSASFEQFTAEFNSRATMAEDPSSPRLRLGSLSPGPGGHGHPQGHWGNGQELPQLVLNGQAGGRRMPGMSSFASAMSPTASDSMRGSMSPGSPYDSVALSPPPGVRNGPPGMYNHLPSLFNHDGRQPQTLPPFSELVAPLEQR, encoded by the exons ATGCTCGGAGGATCGTCTATCAAGGTCTTCTCTG GCTCGAGCCATCCCGAAATCGCAGAGCTCATTGCGAAGCG AATCGGTATCCCACTTTCCAAATGTGAAGTAACACGCAACGGGATCGGTGAAACATCTGTTCGATTGGGCGAATCTGTCCGAGAAGACGATGTCTACATTATTGGTTCCGGATGCGGTCAGGTCAATACAGCCTTGATCGAACTATGCATTATGATCCATGCGTGCAAGATCGCGAGCGCCAAACGAATTACGGCTGTCATTCCGCTGTTCCCATACGCGAGGCAGGACAAGAAAGACAAGTCTCGCGCGCCGATTACGGCCAAGCTGGTGGCGAATATGATTCAGAGGTCGGGGTGCGACCATGTTATT ACGATGGACCTGCACGCGTCGCAAATTCAAGGCTTTTTCGACGTTCCGGTTGACAA ACTGACTGACTTTTTGGGTAGT CTATACGCAGAGCCGTCGATCATTCATTACATTCGCACGAGGCTGGATGTGAGCAAATGCATCATTGTCTCGCCAGATGCCGGCGGTGCAAAACG AGCGACGGCGATTGCTGACCGGCTCGGAGTCGAGTTTGCGTTGTTCCACAAAGAACGCAAAAAGGCCAACGAAGTGAGCCGGATGGTGCTAGTTGGTCATGTGGCTGGTAAAATCGCGATCTTGGTCGACGATATGGCCGATACATGCGGAACGCTCGTTCGAGCGGCGCAGCACCTTGTCGAAGCCGGAGCAGAACGCACGTTTGCGTTTGTGACACATGGCATTTTGTCTGGGAATGCGCTGGAGAACATTGAGCAGAGTGCGCTCGAAAAGGTGGTTGTGACCAATACAATTCCACAAAAGGCAAACTTGGCGCGATGCAAAAAACTCGAGGTGATCAATATCGCCAACGTGCTTG CACGATATGGCCCttcccaaccaccaccactcgcACCCCCATCATCCACCCAATCCCCGACCCCAGCCTCCGCGACAGACCCAGACACACACATGTCTCGCCATCCCAGGCATTGCGCTCTCACCCGAGGGCGATCGACTGATCGTGGGGGACTCGACGACGA GTTCGCATCGGTCATGGACGACACTGAAGAACGTGGGGGATGGCTCGTTTGGGAGCGTATGGCTGTGCGATTGGCACTCGCCCTTGCCGCCCAATACACCATTGTCACCGATGCAGCGTGGGCCCAAGGTGCGGCCCGAGTGGGTTGGCCGTCGGTTGGTTGCCCTCAAGTGCATGAAGCGCCAATGGAAGGGCGGCTGGGACGAGTGCAAGACCCTCAAGAGATCGAG TCACTGCGCTCGATGCCAATGCACCCCAACATCATCCCCCTGTACGACTGCTTTGTTCTCCCGACCACACAAGAGCTCTATTTGGTCTTCGAGTCCATGGAGGGCAATCTCTATCAGCTTATCAAGTCGCGCAAAGGCAAAAAGGCCCTTGCAGGCGGACTCGTCACTTCCATCTTCCAACAAGTAGCCAGTGCACTCGACCATGTCCATTCCAACGGCTACTTCCACCGCGACATGAAGCCAGAGAACCTGCTCGTTACCACCACCGGCCTTGCCAACTACATCTCCACCTCTCCCTTGACGCCAAATGCCCGAGAAGAAGACGTCTTTGTCATCATCAAGCTCGCAGATTTTGGCCTTGCCCGCGAGACCGCCAGTCGGCCGCCGTACACCGAGTATGTGTCCACGAGGTGGTACCGCGCTCCCGAGGTCCTCTTGCGCAGTCGCGATTACTCCAGTCCGGTCGACATGTGGGCATTTGGTACTATTATGGCCGAGCTCCTCAATCTGCTCCCCCTATTCCCTGGCTCAGGAGAGATGGATCAGCTCAAGCGCATCAATGATATTCTCGGCGACCCCAGTGATGCTTACGGTTTCGATGAGAACGGTCGGAGGCGCGGGGGCGGCCCGTGGCCCCGGGGCTATGAGCTGGGAAAACCATTAGGCTACCAGTTTCCTCGAGTAC AACTACCCCACGCCGCTTGCCCAGTGTTTTTCCAAAAACGTGCCGCGTTCACTCATCGAGTGTATCGAGGACTTGTTGCGCTACGATCCAGCCGAGCGTCTCACCGCCAAGCAATGTCTCGTCATCCATTTCTTGCCGAAACCGCTCCCAGGCAGCCCCAGCCTCCTCCCTTACATCAGCGTGTGGCACCTCCCAGCACCCATCGTCTGCCATCCCCACGCGGTCCCGAAGATCGCGACGCATACACTGGCATTCCCGCCGTATCTCCTCGCGCCATCCCCCCGAATCATGCCATGTCCCCTCCGAGTCAACGTCCTCCGTTCCCGAACCCTCAGACGTTCCAAAACTCGAATGCTTCTTCGGCATCATTCCCCAATCCCTCGACCTCTTCGCTCTACAATGCCACCTCGGGCGCATCCACCTCGTCGTTTACTAATCCTATGCCTCCCCCCGCTCGACCGCTCTATCATCGCGAACGATCACATTCCACGTCGAATTCCAGTTCGTTTGGCCCGCACATGGAGATTGTTGACCACTCGACGCGAGAAGCTGATCTACCCAATGTTCCCGGTTCTCTCGAAGCCTATTCGGGCGAAGATTCCACCGAGTGGCACAAGGGAGGTTCGTATCAGCTCGAGCAGCGCCATCAGCAACCCAACGGCCGCTCGCCTTACCCAATGGATATCTCGGACTCTCAACCGAACGGTTCTCAGCACGGGTACAACATGGACGTTACCATGTCGAGCGTGTCGGTCGCTTCAAAGACAAACAGCGCATCGAGTGGCAAGCGCGGAGTATTCGGACTCAGGAAGCTCACTTCTGGATTGTTTGGTCATTCGGAAAAGTTGCCTGCTGTGGCCGAGGTGAATATCGGTCCGTCGGGATCTCAAACGTCGTTGAAGCGGACTCAGTCGAATAGTACGACCGATGGCAAGTCGATCAAGGACAAGGATGTTGCGATGGCTGCTCCccctgctgctgctgccccCCCAGTTGACCGACACGATACGAAGAAGCAGCGTAAGCTCGAGGCGCTCGAGAAGCGCAAGCTCCAGGAAGAGAGGATGCGTGCGCGTTCCCGAGTTGTGCTTGCCAAGCGTGAAATGATGCTCAACAACAACGGCGGAGACTTTGCACCCGAAGACTGGACCGACCCCATGAAGGTCAACGGCAAGGGCAAGCCCGCCGTAAAGGTTCCCATCATACCGACCACATATCCCAACTCGTCTCAGTTGTTGAGTCCGCCAGGCGGGCTGGAGCCTCCCCCGGCGATAGGCGGCTGGCGCGAACCCGGGTGGCGAGACAGCATGGATGACGACCAACAATCGATCGCGTCCTCCGATCGAAGACGCCTCTCGATGGCCACCGTCGCGACCGTCGATTCGGATCCGGGCCCCGTTCGAACGGGGCGCCAGCGCGGCGCATCCATCGGCATAAACCGCGCAACATCCGTCTCGTCGTTGCGCGCCGCCGCGTCTGGGGGTGGATACCCGCGCTCGGCGCGTTCGTCAGCCTCGTTCGAGCAGTTTACCGCCGAGTTTAATTCTCGCGCGACGATGGCTGAGGATCCGAGCTCGCCACGCCTCAGGCTGGGCAGTTTGAGTCCCGGTCCTGGTGGGCATGGGCATCCCCAGGGGCATTGGGGGAATGGCCAGGAGCTGCCGCAGTTGGTGTTGAATGGTCAGGCTGGGGGGCGGAGGATGCCTGGAATGTCGTCTTTTGCGAGTGCCATGTCGCCCACTGCGTCCGATTCGATGAGGGGGTCGATGTCCCCTGGCAGTCCGTACGATTCAGTAGCGCTTTCGCCTCCGCCCGGTGTACGAAATGGACCACCTGGGATGTATAATCATTTG CCCTCGTTGTTTAACCACGATGGGCGACAACCTCAAACGCTACCCCCCTTCTCTGAACTCGTCGCTCCGCTAGAACAGCGATAA
- a CDS encoding Fungal specific transcription factor domain: protein MLGSSLLFYSFLNAGASQSSLREHAYEIIDAAITVLQTEMTQSTTTLDAQLAGISGLLGFYYYAGDLGSYIKYIERAAPVVRQLVGAAPISIHKLYGFKTLDIRIFAWCDVCTAMATSRPTHLLYDCNADALLSRNQNGPDPPSFDNGLEWMTGLPDAFLLLTIQILDLKHKPISSTELITRAVTIEAALRAWKIWPTSTTNSMMKIQRISAQEIWRHSIVLYLYQVIFRAAPNQEMVQQSVKQIIKLASTLRPGHNPDCLLYIPYFIAGTFAISVKDRQFIRNRLMTCTFSTYMKTLLGALEELWQHSFIDRHVDWTSRSPPLVMF from the exons ATGCTAGGTTCATCACTCTTGTTTTACTCCTTTCTGAATGCTGGAGCGTCTCAATCTTCTCTTCGAGAACACGCATACGAAATCATTGATGCCGCTATCACAGTACTCCAGACCGAAATGACTCAATCGACCACGACCCTGGACGCTCAGTTGGCGGGGATCTCCGGGCTTCTTGGCTTTTAC TATTATGCGGGTGACCTTGGGAGTTACATAAAATACATCGAACGAGCTGCACCTGTTGTAAGACAACTGGTTGGTGCAGCACCCATCAGTATCCATAAACTCTACGGGTTCAAAACTCTTGATATCCGGATCTTTGCTTGGTGTGACGTCTGCACCGCAATGGCAACCTCACGTCCCACACACCTTCTCTATGATTGCAACGCCGATGCTCTTTTGAGTAGAAATCAAAATGGCCCAGACCCTCCGTCTTTCGACAATGGACTGGAATGGATGACTGGTCTTCCGGATGCTTTCTTGCTATTAACCATCCAAATTCTTGATCTAAAGCACAAGCCAATATCGTCGACCGAACTCATTACTCGAGCAGTTACAATAGAGGCAGCTCTTCGAGCTTGGAAGATTTGGCCCACCAGTACTACAAATTCAATGATGAAAATACAACGCATTAGCGCACAGGAGATTTGGAGACATTCTATAGTCCTTTACCTTTATCAA GTAATCTTTAGGGCTGCCCCAAACCAAGAAATGGTGCAACAGTCAGTAAAGCAGATAATCAAGTTAGCATCAACACTGCGGCCGGGCCATAATCCAGACTGCCTACTGTATATACCATATTTTATT GCAGGGACATTTGCCATTTCAGTCAAGGATAGACAATTTATTCGGAATCGTCTCATGACTTGCACATTCTCTACATACATGAAGACACTATTGGGTGCATTAGAGGAGCTTTGGCAGCATTCCTTTATTGACAGGCACGTTGATTGGACCTCCAGATCCCCTCCTTTAGTGATGTTCTAG